One Thermofilum pendens Hrk 5 DNA segment encodes these proteins:
- a CDS encoding DUF92 domain-containing protein encodes MEAWQGFAIGVILGVPLAAYARRKKYLSRSAAAASVIFSGLYMAGGIGVFAASLFFFFSSSALTKLGYDLKRRMNVSEPEEGRTLMQVVGAGGVAALYSLLSALSPQSARVPLLVGAYAAIASSNADTWASELGSLSGRKPRLITNLSVEVEPGTSGGVTLLGALGSLAGSLLTGLVALIASLLGASPPLGVATIAVVVVAGWLGEVLDSVVGATLQVKYYCPRCGVLTDKKVHSCGATTVKYSGSSWVTNEVTNIIATLLSSTFSCVVAAHL; translated from the coding sequence ATGGAGGCTTGGCAGGGCTTCGCGATAGGCGTAATCCTAGGCGTGCCCCTCGCGGCCTACGCTAGGAGGAAGAAGTACCTAAGCCGGAGCGCCGCCGCTGCGAGCGTGATTTTCTCGGGGCTCTACATGGCTGGCGGCATTGGAGTTTTCGCGGCTTCTCTCTTCTTCTTTTTCTCCTCTTCTGCTTTGACGAAGCTGGGGTACGACTTGAAGAGGAGGATGAACGTCTCCGAGCCCGAGGAGGGGAGAACGCTGATGCAGGTAGTGGGCGCGGGCGGGGTGGCGGCTCTCTACTCGTTGCTGAGCGCTCTCTCCCCTCAAAGCGCCCGTGTCCCGCTCCTAGTCGGCGCTTACGCGGCGATAGCGTCTTCGAACGCCGATACGTGGGCCTCGGAGCTCGGATCCCTGTCCGGGAGAAAGCCGCGCCTGATAACGAACCTTTCCGTGGAGGTGGAGCCGGGGACCTCGGGCGGCGTAACCCTGCTCGGCGCGCTAGGGTCCCTGGCGGGATCCCTCCTAACGGGCTTAGTGGCGCTTATCGCGAGCTTGCTAGGAGCGTCCCCGCCGCTCGGCGTAGCCACCATCGCGGTTGTAGTAGTAGCGGGGTGGCTGGGAGAAGTCCTCGACAGCGTTGTGGGGGCGACGCTTCAGGTAAAGTACTACTGTCCGAGGTGCGGGGTACTAACGGACAAGAAGGTTCACTCTTGCGGAGCGACGACGGTGAAGTACTCCGGCTCGAGTTGGGTTACAAACGAGGTGACGAACATAATTGCAACCCTCCTTTCGAGCACTTTCTCCTGCGTCGTTGCGGCACATCTGTAA
- a CDS encoding NfeD family protein, whose translation MEGRMKGRVGVFIAFSVFLLLCAVAYAQPRVVVVDLEGRIDEGAYYTVKRGLEEADKGVVVVVIRSYGGYLKSMDKIVELLVSSEARTIAWVPPGERTVSAAAVIALSAQRLYMGKGAVIGSIKPYPDDPKTVEYVVARVAALLSKKGVNDSRGLARRLVVDAQSFTSDEAVATGIADGTADSLAELLQKEGLSFASVHYVSGDLVSDLLSVLLDPALAVLLALLGAMLLLLEFKVTGFQGWGVIGAALIVISLYSFDVIGVSLSTFILALLGITLIIVELAKPGVQVAGIAGVALIALAVILEYASRPYPVFTPNVLVVAVPLAILVLLLAVVISKALETVRMKAPSLQERLIGKIGVAKTRIEPGKRGVVYVDGEDWTATSEYVVEEGESVEVVALDGLFLKVKPVRREHSQ comes from the coding sequence GTGGAAGGGAGGATGAAGGGTAGGGTCGGCGTCTTCATCGCGTTTAGTGTCTTCCTGCTTCTATGCGCAGTGGCTTACGCTCAGCCGAGGGTCGTGGTTGTAGACTTGGAGGGCCGTATCGACGAGGGTGCGTACTATACCGTTAAGAGGGGTCTAGAGGAAGCCGACAAGGGCGTGGTGGTCGTGGTTATCCGTAGTTACGGCGGCTACCTGAAATCCATGGACAAGATAGTCGAGCTACTCGTATCCTCCGAGGCGAGGACTATCGCGTGGGTCCCCCCGGGGGAGAGGACCGTGTCGGCGGCAGCCGTGATCGCTCTTTCAGCCCAGAGGCTCTACATGGGTAAAGGCGCTGTTATCGGGTCGATCAAGCCGTACCCTGACGACCCTAAGACTGTGGAGTACGTTGTAGCCAGGGTAGCCGCTTTACTCTCGAAGAAGGGGGTTAACGACTCCAGGGGTCTTGCCAGGAGGCTCGTGGTCGACGCGCAGAGCTTTACGAGCGACGAGGCAGTTGCAACCGGCATAGCGGATGGAACGGCGGACAGCCTCGCGGAGTTACTGCAGAAAGAGGGTCTAAGCTTTGCCAGCGTCCACTACGTATCCGGCGACTTAGTCAGCGACTTACTCTCGGTGCTGCTGGACCCAGCCCTAGCGGTGTTGCTGGCACTCCTGGGGGCCATGCTCCTGCTCTTAGAGTTCAAGGTTACGGGATTCCAGGGATGGGGGGTGATAGGGGCAGCCCTCATAGTGATCTCCCTGTACTCCTTCGATGTTATAGGCGTAAGCCTTAGCACGTTCATACTGGCGTTGCTAGGCATAACCCTGATAATAGTCGAGCTCGCCAAGCCAGGGGTTCAGGTCGCCGGCATTGCAGGCGTAGCCTTAATAGCCCTCGCTGTGATACTCGAGTATGCTTCGCGCCCCTACCCTGTTTTCACTCCCAACGTCCTGGTAGTAGCGGTTCCCCTGGCGATCCTAGTCCTCCTGCTTGCCGTGGTAATTTCGAAGGCACTGGAGACTGTAAGGATGAAGGCTCCGAGCCTTCAGGAAAGGCTTATCGGGAAAATAGGCGTCGCCAAGACGCGGATAGAGCCCGGGAAGAGGGGCGTAGTTTACGTCGACGGGGAGGACTGGACCGCTACTTCTGAGTACGTAGTGGAGGAAGGAGAGAGCGTAGAGGTTGTCGCTTTGGATGGGTTGTTCCTAAAGGTGAAACCGGTACGGCGGGAGCACTCGCAGTGA
- a CDS encoding SPFH domain-containing protein — translation MDVASLIILFVVLLILAWIIASYIRIVPEYQRLVVLRLGRVVRIAGPGLVVLVPFIEQGIVVDLREQYIEVTKQTCITRDNAPVDIDFLIYFKVVDPKKSVVEVQDFRGAAVGIATTTLRAVVGDIELDQVLAKREYINEVLREKLDEVTARWGVKVTAVEIREILPPKEVQDAMIKQMSAERNRRAMVTEAEGKREAAVKVAQGEKEAMILRAEGEKQAAILKAEGQALALKYLDDQAKVIDSKTLLLQYFSTLREVASSPATKIVLPMELFKFLKPFEEYLEKSSQA, via the coding sequence ATGGACGTAGCTTCCCTGATAATCCTCTTCGTTGTACTCCTAATACTCGCCTGGATAATCGCAAGCTACATCCGAATAGTACCGGAATACCAGAGGCTCGTCGTTCTACGGCTCGGCCGAGTAGTAAGGATTGCGGGACCAGGCCTCGTAGTACTAGTACCTTTCATAGAGCAGGGCATAGTAGTAGACCTCAGGGAGCAGTACATAGAGGTAACGAAGCAGACGTGCATTACAAGGGACAACGCCCCGGTCGACATAGACTTCCTGATATACTTTAAGGTCGTCGACCCCAAGAAGAGCGTAGTAGAGGTGCAAGACTTCCGAGGCGCAGCTGTAGGCATCGCGACGACTACCTTGAGGGCGGTGGTCGGAGACATAGAGCTCGACCAGGTCTTAGCGAAGCGCGAGTACATAAACGAGGTTCTCAGGGAAAAGCTAGACGAAGTCACCGCTAGGTGGGGCGTAAAGGTCACGGCCGTGGAGATACGGGAAATACTACCTCCCAAGGAGGTCCAGGACGCCATGATCAAACAGATGAGCGCCGAGAGGAACCGTAGGGCGATGGTGACGGAGGCTGAGGGTAAAAGGGAGGCGGCCGTGAAGGTAGCCCAAGGAGAGAAGGAAGCGATGATACTCAGGGCTGAAGGGGAGAAGCAAGCGGCAATACTCAAGGCTGAGGGGCAGGCTCTCGCGTTGAAGTACCTCGACGACCAGGCGAAGGTTATAGACTCGAAGACTCTCCTGTTGCAGTACTTCTCGACGCTAAGAGAGGTGGCCTCCTCCCCTGCAACGAAGATCGTGCTACCCATGGAGCTCTTCAAGTTCCTTAAACCGTTCGAAGAATACCTCGAAAAATCGTCCCAAGCGTAG
- a CDS encoding polymer-forming cytoskeletal protein, with product MSDLLDRYERALRKRGVGGRVTIAGSGVVSGGVYEKVTIAGSGVVDGDLEAESVSVSGSARFEGDVSAEKVRCAGSCRFSGSVKAESARFSGATIVEGELSSEELKVAGSLRAGRVKARDLRLSGSFRVGDVEAGWAEFRLSDDSEAGLVKATDVTVKSEKWGLLSGTFVSKLFGKKIPVFRVSRIEAENIVDVEGVVIEGDVNAKKVVLRRGGEVRGNISGSVEKE from the coding sequence TTGTCGGACCTGCTGGACAGGTATGAGAGGGCGCTTAGAAAGAGAGGTGTTGGTGGAAGGGTCACTATAGCGGGAAGCGGGGTGGTGAGCGGGGGAGTCTACGAGAAAGTCACCATAGCGGGCTCGGGCGTCGTTGACGGAGACCTCGAAGCGGAAAGCGTATCGGTATCCGGCTCTGCTAGGTTCGAGGGCGACGTGTCCGCAGAGAAGGTAAGGTGCGCTGGTTCGTGCAGGTTCTCTGGGAGCGTGAAGGCGGAGTCGGCGAGATTCTCCGGGGCAACGATCGTTGAAGGCGAGCTTAGCTCGGAGGAGCTCAAAGTGGCGGGCTCACTTAGGGCTGGCAGGGTTAAAGCCCGGGATCTACGCCTAAGCGGAAGCTTCAGAGTTGGAGATGTAGAGGCAGGGTGGGCCGAGTTCAGGTTATCGGACGACTCGGAAGCCGGACTGGTGAAAGCCACGGACGTCACCGTGAAGAGCGAAAAGTGGGGCTTGCTCTCCGGAACCTTCGTTTCGAAGCTCTTCGGGAAGAAAATACCCGTTTTCAGAGTTTCAAGGATAGAGGCGGAAAACATCGTCGATGTAGAGGGCGTGGTGATAGAGGGCGACGTGAATGCTAAGAAGGTAGTTCTAAGGAGAGGCGGGGAGGTCCGTGGTAACATCTCCGGGAGTGTAGAAAAAGAATAG
- a CDS encoding ArsR/SmtB family transcription factor: protein MGDTAGIEELSEVLQVLANPIRLKMLSLIAVRPRYAYELSKMLNLSYPLTYLHLSILEKAGLVESYYVEGPRTKRIYRLRDFEVKISPEVLRKMGEKLENP from the coding sequence ATGGGAGATACCGCTGGAATCGAAGAGCTCTCGGAGGTGTTGCAAGTGTTGGCCAACCCGATAAGACTGAAGATGTTGTCCCTGATCGCCGTCAGGCCGCGCTATGCCTACGAGCTCTCGAAGATGCTTAACCTGTCGTACCCCTTAACGTACCTACACCTATCGATTCTGGAGAAAGCGGGGCTCGTGGAATCGTACTACGTCGAAGGGCCAAGAACGAAGAGGATCTACAGGTTACGCGACTTCGAGGTGAAGATTTCCCCGGAGGTTTTGAGGAAGATGGGTGAGAAGCTTGAAAATCCCTAA
- a CDS encoding class I fructose-bisphosphate aldolase yields MTGKAVRIKRLFRDGKALIVALDHGRRHGPIPGLEDLGKTLSTILQARPDAVMVTPAMIERYYGLLSEVFIVARIDGTGAVKSLDETDDRLISSVKRAVRAGADAVSVMVYPGSRNEQSLWEKLARVAEEAEDYGVPVMAEVVPKPPQFQEYGVDVVAYASRIAVELGADIVKTVYRSGFSKVTQSVPAPVVVLGGQKASLKETLTMVEKAVSEGAAGAAIGRNIFQHEDPAKATEAFMLVIHSGKSSEEALKELGLQ; encoded by the coding sequence ATGACGGGGAAGGCTGTTAGGATTAAAAGGCTCTTCCGCGACGGGAAGGCGCTGATAGTCGCGCTGGACCACGGCCGACGCCACGGACCAATCCCGGGCCTGGAAGATCTCGGCAAGACACTTTCAACGATTCTGCAGGCGCGCCCGGACGCCGTCATGGTCACTCCCGCCATGATCGAGCGCTACTACGGCCTGCTCTCCGAGGTCTTCATAGTAGCGCGCATCGACGGCACAGGAGCCGTTAAGAGCCTCGACGAGACAGATGATAGGCTGATATCCTCGGTGAAGAGAGCCGTACGCGCAGGTGCGGACGCTGTAAGCGTCATGGTATACCCCGGTAGCAGGAATGAGCAGAGCCTCTGGGAGAAGCTGGCGAGGGTAGCCGAGGAAGCAGAAGACTACGGCGTACCCGTCATGGCGGAGGTCGTGCCTAAACCTCCGCAGTTCCAGGAGTACGGCGTAGACGTGGTTGCTTACGCGTCGAGAATAGCGGTCGAGCTCGGCGCAGACATTGTGAAAACTGTATACAGAAGCGGGTTCTCCAAGGTCACCCAGAGTGTACCGGCACCCGTGGTAGTTCTCGGCGGGCAGAAGGCCTCCCTAAAGGAGACATTGACAATGGTTGAGAAAGCCGTCAGCGAGGGCGCGGCGGGAGCAGCTATAGGCAGGAATATTTTCCAGCACGAGGACCCCGCGAAGGCTACCGAGGCCTTCATGCTGGTTATTCACTCCGGAAAGAGCAGCGAGGAAGCTTTAAAAGAGCTTGGACTCCAGTAG
- a CDS encoding cyclophilin-like family protein → MPKLKVIFPESIGVVEVELTGKNPKTLDAIVKATPFESRVNLWGDEIYFSTPARVGQEVGQEVVEKGDVAYWPPGRALCIFFGPTPASRGGEIRPASPVNVIGRVVGDLERLKRVRSGEPVRVEYEP, encoded by the coding sequence GTGCCGAAGCTTAAGGTAATCTTCCCGGAAAGCATAGGCGTCGTGGAAGTCGAGCTGACGGGGAAGAACCCTAAGACGCTCGACGCGATAGTAAAAGCAACGCCGTTCGAGAGCAGGGTTAACCTTTGGGGTGACGAAATTTACTTCTCTACCCCGGCTAGGGTCGGGCAGGAGGTTGGTCAGGAAGTTGTGGAAAAGGGCGATGTGGCTTACTGGCCTCCCGGCAGGGCTCTCTGCATATTCTTCGGCCCCACGCCGGCGAGCAGAGGTGGCGAAATAAGGCCTGCGAGCCCGGTGAACGTAATCGGAAGGGTCGTCGGCGACCTTGAAAGGCTGAAGAGGGTTAGGTCCGGCGAGCCCGTGAGGGTGGAGTACGAGCCATGA
- a CDS encoding sugar phosphate isomerase/epimerase family protein — translation MFAVSLRKRGVDAVYSFPWKVSIVAFMANPPVLKEDIQALKETFSTLSSDRFFDVIEVQLLGDEAWRAVEGFVKASGVEVASGVQPLVLMQGFNPSSLVEAERKKAVSKLVEVVKTSAERGISKVAFSSGPDPGPENREAAKDALIKSLKEIAGEAKKFGVTVILETFDRDWDKKQLIGPIREAVEVAESVREEHGNFGLLWDLSHAPMLGEKPSDLKLAKSYLAHIHIGCAKRLPDGRLVDWHPGFYRPGAVNGVEDVKELLKVLLEIGYTGAVGFEVKPEEGQHWREPVEAAKGVLYEAFLRLVESEL, via the coding sequence ATGTTCGCAGTTTCTCTCAGAAAGAGAGGCGTAGACGCCGTGTACTCTTTCCCCTGGAAAGTTAGTATCGTTGCGTTTATGGCCAACCCGCCCGTACTTAAGGAGGATATTCAGGCCTTAAAGGAGACATTCTCCACTCTCTCCTCGGACAGGTTCTTCGACGTGATAGAGGTTCAGCTCCTCGGCGACGAGGCTTGGAGGGCTGTTGAGGGGTTTGTGAAGGCAAGCGGCGTGGAGGTTGCGAGCGGGGTCCAACCCCTCGTATTGATGCAGGGCTTTAACCCCTCTTCCCTCGTGGAAGCTGAGAGAAAGAAAGCTGTAAGCAAGCTCGTCGAAGTAGTGAAGACCTCGGCAGAGAGGGGTATAAGCAAGGTTGCATTTTCCAGCGGGCCGGACCCGGGCCCCGAGAACCGCGAAGCAGCCAAGGACGCCCTGATTAAGAGCTTGAAGGAGATAGCGGGCGAGGCGAAGAAGTTCGGGGTAACAGTCATACTGGAGACCTTCGACAGGGACTGGGACAAAAAGCAACTCATAGGGCCTATCAGGGAGGCGGTAGAAGTGGCAGAGAGCGTAAGGGAGGAGCACGGAAACTTCGGCCTGCTCTGGGATCTGAGCCACGCCCCCATGCTCGGCGAGAAGCCCTCCGACCTCAAGTTAGCGAAGAGCTACCTGGCGCATATCCACATAGGGTGCGCTAAGCGCCTACCCGACGGGCGGCTAGTGGACTGGCACCCGGGCTTTTACAGGCCCGGAGCAGTCAATGGGGTCGAAGACGTGAAGGAGCTCCTCAAAGTACTGCTCGAGATAGGGTACACAGGGGCCGTGGGCTTCGAAGTAAAGCCGGAGGAAGGTCAGCACTGGCGCGAACCCGTGGAGGCCGCGAAGGGCGTGCTCTACGAGGCATTCCTCAGGCTCGTTGAGAGCGAGCTCTAA
- a CDS encoding AEC family transporter, giving the protein MIKELLDVYVPIASGLAFGYLSRPGEGELRLFARTVLYVFLTPLLFTSTYQRLSSSPASAPLALTALSASLVVLTFAIATKLHGDPELVLASMYANAGYIPLGIAQSYWGSYGASAVGFYILGNNFASNILAPLALGGESGRLSPRKVLAFPPVYAILAASALALAGVKLPELLLSPLATLGGVAPTVALVQLGMEVGASVDANIVDGLKAYFTRLSVSVPLTLLFVEAGLATGIDAKIAIVESVMPSAVSCVVISRELKLDSRRVAGVVFTSTLVSTLLALPVTLWLLSFTR; this is encoded by the coding sequence ATGATCAAGGAGCTGCTTGACGTCTACGTACCCATCGCGAGTGGACTAGCATTCGGGTACTTGAGCAGGCCCGGTGAAGGCGAGCTGAGGCTATTCGCGAGAACCGTGCTCTACGTCTTCCTCACACCGCTCTTATTCACGTCTACCTACCAGAGGTTATCCTCGTCTCCGGCCTCCGCCCCGCTCGCACTTACCGCTTTAAGCGCTTCGCTCGTCGTCCTGACGTTCGCTATCGCTACTAAGCTTCACGGAGACCCAGAGCTCGTGCTGGCCTCTATGTACGCAAACGCCGGGTACATACCACTGGGCATAGCACAGTCATACTGGGGGAGCTACGGCGCATCGGCTGTGGGCTTCTACATCCTCGGGAACAACTTCGCGTCTAACATCCTAGCACCGCTCGCGCTCGGCGGCGAAAGCGGGAGGCTCAGCCCGCGGAAGGTGCTCGCCTTTCCCCCCGTGTACGCCATCCTAGCCGCCTCAGCGCTGGCGCTAGCCGGCGTAAAGCTCCCCGAGCTTTTGCTAAGCCCGCTAGCCACTCTCGGAGGCGTCGCGCCCACAGTGGCGCTCGTGCAGCTCGGGATGGAGGTAGGGGCAAGCGTCGACGCGAACATCGTCGACGGGCTTAAAGCCTACTTCACGCGTCTCTCGGTCTCAGTACCGCTAACCCTGCTTTTCGTGGAGGCAGGTCTAGCGACGGGCATCGACGCCAAAATCGCCATCGTAGAGTCTGTGATGCCCAGCGCTGTGTCCTGCGTCGTCATATCCCGCGAGCTGAAACTGGATTCGAGGAGAGTAGCGGGCGTTGTATTCACGTCTACGCTCGTCTCCACGCTCCTCGCGCTACCAGTTACCCTGTGGCTTCTGAGCTTCACGCGTTAA
- a CDS encoding isoaspartyl peptidase/L-asparaginase, with protein MKSDVCANIIPTVAVHGGAGRARKIEPEEKREIENALIEALKRGLEALRGGTSLDAVEEAVKSMEASGVFNAGKGAALNLKGEVELDAGIMWGKDLSVGAVASLRRTWNAVSLARVVMEKTDHVLLVGPGADALAERLGFEPHPGPSPRALRRYEEYRRLLASKEYYLWSRNYSVAEVFLGDTVGAVAIDSEGNLAAATSTGGLFLKLPGRVGDSPIPGAGVYAENGVVAVSATGIGEVILRSTLAARIASLVRSGARVEDALREVVSSVTSKFGENTVGVIAIDGSGSYAEYTNCEVFVRGWASVSKGMPRASLEGSR; from the coding sequence TTGAAGAGCGATGTGTGCGCTAACATAATCCCAACGGTCGCGGTGCACGGTGGAGCTGGAAGAGCGAGAAAGATCGAGCCCGAGGAGAAGAGGGAGATCGAGAATGCCTTGATCGAGGCGTTGAAGAGGGGGCTCGAGGCTCTCAGGGGTGGAACCTCTCTCGACGCCGTGGAGGAGGCTGTTAAAAGTATGGAGGCTTCCGGCGTTTTCAACGCAGGGAAGGGGGCTGCGCTGAACCTAAAGGGGGAGGTGGAGCTGGACGCCGGGATAATGTGGGGGAAGGACCTCTCCGTGGGTGCTGTTGCATCCCTGAGGAGGACGTGGAACGCTGTGTCTCTCGCCCGGGTAGTCATGGAGAAGACCGACCACGTACTGCTGGTTGGACCGGGGGCAGACGCGCTTGCCGAGCGTTTAGGCTTCGAGCCTCACCCGGGACCTTCTCCGAGGGCTCTCAGGAGGTATGAGGAGTACAGGAGGCTGTTGGCAAGCAAGGAGTACTACCTGTGGAGCAGGAACTACTCCGTGGCCGAAGTCTTTCTCGGAGACACGGTCGGCGCGGTTGCGATAGACTCCGAAGGGAACCTCGCTGCCGCAACGTCGACGGGTGGGCTCTTCCTGAAGCTACCCGGCAGAGTGGGAGACTCCCCAATCCCCGGAGCGGGGGTCTACGCCGAGAACGGCGTGGTCGCCGTTTCCGCGACCGGTATCGGAGAGGTCATCCTGAGGTCGACGCTCGCGGCGCGGATCGCCTCCTTGGTGAGGAGCGGTGCGCGCGTCGAGGATGCTCTTAGAGAGGTTGTTTCCAGCGTTACCAGCAAGTTCGGGGAGAACACTGTCGGAGTCATAGCGATTGACGGGTCGGGGTCCTACGCCGAGTACACGAACTGCGAGGTGTTCGTGAGGGGGTGGGCTTCGGTATCGAAGGGCATGCCTAGAGCGTCGCTAGAAGGCTCTAGGTAG
- a CDS encoding Glu/Leu/Phe/Val family dehydrogenase, with protein sequence MTYENDPVYQMAVKQLTESAKILNLPEDVVEVLKHPERLLHVKIPVKLDNGRIAVFHGWRSQHNSALGPYKGGIRYHPNVTEGEVVALSMWMTWKNALAGIPYGGGKGGVKVNPKELSPRELEELSRKYFAAISRIVGEDIDIPAPDVYTNPQTMAWYMDEYSKIVGYNAWGVVTAKPKEIGGLYARIVSTGLGTAIAAREAAKRVLDGVENKTVAVQGFGNVGMYAAKYLSEWGAKVVAVTDSKGGVYNPAGLNVEELIKVKEETGAVANYKDYKKTITNEEILELDVDILIPAAVENVITKDNAPRVKAKIISEGANGPTTPEADEILRKKGAVVVPDILANAGGVVMSWIEWANNRMGNWLTEEEALARLEKKMVENFNTVYNEWQKRFHEYPMRVAAYAIAVERVVTAMKLRGWI encoded by the coding sequence ATGACTTACGAAAACGACCCCGTGTATCAGATGGCCGTCAAGCAGCTGACAGAGAGCGCGAAGATCCTCAACCTCCCCGAAGACGTAGTGGAGGTTCTGAAGCACCCTGAGAGGCTTCTGCACGTGAAGATCCCGGTGAAGCTGGACAACGGTAGGATAGCAGTTTTCCACGGGTGGAGAAGCCAGCACAACAGCGCGCTAGGCCCGTACAAGGGAGGAATACGCTACCACCCGAACGTCACGGAGGGGGAGGTAGTAGCTCTCTCCATGTGGATGACGTGGAAGAATGCTCTGGCTGGCATTCCCTACGGCGGAGGAAAGGGAGGAGTTAAAGTCAATCCCAAGGAGCTTTCACCGAGGGAGCTCGAAGAGCTTTCGAGGAAGTACTTCGCGGCGATATCCAGGATCGTGGGAGAAGACATAGACATCCCGGCGCCCGATGTCTACACGAACCCCCAGACTATGGCTTGGTACATGGACGAGTACAGCAAGATAGTGGGCTACAACGCCTGGGGAGTTGTCACCGCGAAGCCCAAGGAGATAGGCGGCCTGTACGCGAGGATCGTGAGCACAGGTCTAGGCACTGCTATCGCGGCAAGAGAGGCTGCTAAAAGAGTGCTCGACGGTGTCGAGAACAAGACAGTAGCCGTGCAGGGGTTCGGCAACGTAGGGATGTACGCCGCTAAGTACCTGAGCGAGTGGGGAGCAAAGGTCGTCGCCGTCACCGATAGCAAGGGCGGCGTGTACAACCCCGCAGGGCTGAACGTCGAGGAACTGATAAAGGTGAAGGAGGAGACAGGCGCGGTCGCGAACTACAAGGACTACAAGAAGACAATCACGAACGAGGAGATACTCGAGCTCGACGTGGACATACTTATCCCGGCGGCAGTCGAGAACGTCATAACGAAGGACAACGCGCCGCGCGTGAAGGCGAAGATCATAAGCGAGGGAGCGAACGGCCCCACGACGCCTGAAGCCGACGAAATACTGAGGAAGAAGGGCGCAGTGGTGGTACCAGACATACTCGCCAACGCTGGCGGAGTCGTCATGAGCTGGATCGAGTGGGCGAACAACAGGATGGGGAACTGGCTGACGGAGGAGGAGGCCCTGGCGCGACTCGAGAAGAAGATGGTCGAAAACTTCAACACGGTTTACAACGAGTGGCAGAAACGCTTCCACGAGTACCCAATGCGCGTAGCGGCATACGCTATCGCCGTAGAGAGAGTCGTAACAGCGATGAAGCTTCGCGGCTGGATCTAA
- a CDS encoding DUF2208 domain-containing protein gives MSRALILQYLLGLVLMVLFAYMNANYPDKTWLFFILYFTAFMVIMMVVTGRHARSVLRDLEEVKSGEILYSSKPDEVLKLREKDFQLTQPELMAQFKASMIPLLSLVVFILVFYIPGFREFFTGLGKSMALDEKTANFLSFLALYGFFYAFSLATGLYARRLQSKTGSLIIATSYTVTSKGIIVDERTPVKFPWKGDIIVDSRRKFVQLNITQQIMGTSITQKIRLYNPEPSKLANILKSYKA, from the coding sequence ATGAGTAGAGCGCTAATACTACAGTATCTCCTCGGCCTCGTCTTGATGGTACTCTTCGCTTACATGAACGCGAACTACCCGGATAAGACGTGGCTTTTCTTTATTCTCTACTTCACGGCTTTCATGGTTATAATGATGGTTGTAACTGGGCGTCACGCGAGGAGCGTCTTGAGGGACCTTGAAGAGGTGAAAAGCGGGGAAATCCTCTACTCTTCAAAGCCCGACGAAGTGCTTAAACTCAGGGAAAAAGACTTCCAGCTCACCCAGCCGGAGCTCATGGCACAGTTCAAGGCAAGCATGATCCCACTTTTATCGCTAGTAGTATTTATCCTCGTATTCTACATACCTGGCTTCAGGGAGTTCTTTACAGGTCTAGGTAAGAGCATGGCTTTAGACGAGAAGACGGCGAACTTTCTAAGCTTCCTCGCGCTCTACGGGTTCTTCTACGCATTCTCCTTGGCTACGGGGCTCTACGCGCGCAGGCTTCAGTCAAAGACGGGCTCTCTCATTATTGCTACATCTTACACTGTAACCTCCAAGGGGATCATAGTGGACGAAAGAACCCCGGTGAAGTTCCCCTGGAAAGGCGACATCATCGTTGACTCGAGAAGGAAGTTCGTACAGCTAAACATAACCCAACAAATAATGGGAACATCAATCACGCAGAAGATCAGGCTCTACAACCCGGAGCCAAGCAAGCTCGCCAACATACTAAAGAGCTACAAAGCATAG
- a CDS encoding methyltransferase, with amino-acid sequence MRLHAQFARFLGLTLLVPPGCFTPIGTYSTWLVSRVLEASPSAEVAVEVGTGVGTLALLAAKRGAYAVGVEVSEPCLRAAKANARRNSLDGLLDFVLCDAGSCLRSSSAGLVFTNPPYLPVDSEKPEDVPVAGGSDLSIFKKMLVNAVRIAKPGAPVVYSASNLTGLSIGKILLCARTPIDEVCAYLVVRPRRR; translated from the coding sequence ATGCGTCTACACGCCCAATTCGCGAGGTTCCTGGGGTTAACTCTCTTAGTCCCCCCGGGGTGCTTCACGCCTATAGGTACTTACAGCACCTGGCTTGTATCGCGCGTACTAGAGGCTTCTCCCAGTGCAGAAGTAGCCGTGGAGGTAGGGACGGGTGTCGGAACGCTTGCACTACTAGCCGCGAAGCGCGGAGCCTACGCGGTGGGGGTGGAAGTAAGCGAGCCTTGCCTACGCGCCGCTAAGGCGAACGCCAGGAGAAACAGCCTCGACGGGCTACTGGACTTCGTGCTCTGCGACGCTGGAAGCTGCTTGAGGTCTAGCAGTGCGGGGCTCGTCTTCACGAACCCTCCCTACCTGCCCGTCGACTCCGAAAAGCCGGAAGACGTCCCGGTCGCTGGGGGCTCGGACTTGTCGATCTTCAAGAAAATGCTCGTCAACGCTGTCAGAATAGCTAAGCCAGGGGCTCCCGTGGTTTACTCTGCTAGCAACCTCACCGGCTTATCGATCGGAAAGATATTGCTGTGCGCGCGTACCCCGATCGACGAGGTCTGCGCGTACCTAGTAGTTCGCCCCCGGAGAAGATAA